A genomic window from Triticum urartu cultivar G1812 chromosome 7, Tu2.1, whole genome shotgun sequence includes:
- the LOC125525157 gene encoding serine/threonine protein phosphatase 2A 57 kDa regulatory subunit B' theta isoform-like: MIKQILGRLPKKPAKSGEKDFAGAGSSSLSSPTADARTTTDLTMSSRIGNPNNYVTNPGQSYSNRNAGVGAGASNGFMAPPVYEPLPSFREVPPSEKPALFLRKLSMCCVVFDFSDPTKDVKEKEVKRQTLLELVDYVTSATGKFPESVVQEVVNMVSTNLFRGPNPAPKENKVIESFDLEEEEPVMDPAWPHLQIVFELFLRFVQSPETDAKMAKRYVDQGFILRLLDLFDSEDPREREYLKTILHRIYGKFMVHRPFIRKAINNIFYRFIFETEKHYGIAELLEILGSIINGFALPLKEEHKSFLVRALIPLHKPKCVSMYHQQLSYCVTQFVEKDCKLADTVIRGLLKYWPITNSSKEVMFLGELEEVLEATQSAEFQRCMVPLFRQIARCLNSSHFQVAERALFLWNNDHIEGLIKQNSKVLLPIILPSLERNTKGHWNQAVQSLSLNVRKIFLDHDPVLFEGCLKKFQDDEAQEDAMRSKRDATWKRLEEIASSNPQAGRPQAIAHQQSSST; this comes from the exons ATGATTAAGCAAATCCTGGGCAGGTTACCCAAGAAGCCGGCCAAGTCCGGGGAGAAGGATTTCGCCGGAGCCGGCTCGTCGTCCCTGTCAAGCCCCACGGCGGATGCAAGAACCACCACAGATTTGACCATGTCTAGTAGGATTGGCAATCCGAACAATTATGTCACGAATCCTGGGCAGAGTTACAGCAACAGGAACGCTGGTGTTGGTGCGGGTGCCAGCAATGGTTTCATGGCCCCGCCTGTGTATGAGCCGCTCCCGAGCTTCCGGGAGGTGCCGCCTTCCGAGAAACCTGCCCTGTTCCTCAGGAAGCTCTCCATGTGTTGCGTGGTCTTCGACTTCTCGGACCCCACCAAGGACGTGAAAGAGAAGGAGGTCAAGAGGCAAACATTGCTTGAGCTGGTGGATTATGTCACCTCTGCCACCGGGAAATTCCCAGAGTCTGTCGTGCAAGAGGTCGTCAACATGGTATCCACAAACTTGTTCCGGGGCCCCAACCCCGCCCCAAAGGAGAACAAGGTAATCGAGTCATTTGATTTGGAGGAGGAAGAGCCTGTCATGGACCCGGCATGGCCTCACCTGCAGATTGTCTTCGAACTGTTCTTAAGATTTGTTCAGTCTCCAGAGACAGATGCTAAGATGGCCAAGAGATATGTTGATCAGGGTTTCATTCTCAGGCTGCTAGATCTCTTCGACTCAGAGGATCCTAGGGAAAGGGAGTATTTGAAGACAATACTTCACAGGATATATGGGAAGTTCATGGTGCACCGTCCATTCATCAGGAAGGCAATTAACAATATATTCTACAGGTTTATATTTGAGACAGAAAAGCATTATGGGATTGCAGAGCTGTTAGAGATTCTGGGCAGTATAATCAATGGTTTTGCTTTGCCTCTCAAGGAAGAGCACAAATCGTTTCTAGTCCGCGCGCTGATTCCACTCCACAAACCAAAATGTGTTAGCATGTATCATCAGCAACTGTCATACTGTGTCACTCAGTTCGTTGAGAAAGATTGCAAGCTTGCTGATACCGTTATAAGGGGTCTACTTAAGTATTGGCCAATCACAAATAGCTCAAAGGAGGTGATGTTTTTGGGTGAGTTAGAGGAAGTATTGGAAGCTACTCAGTCAGCAGAATTCCAGAGATGTATGGTGCCACTTTTCCGACAGATTGCCCGCTGTTTAAATAGCTCTCACTTTCAG GTGGCAGAGAGAGCTCTGTTTCTGTGGAACAACGATCATATTGAGGGTTTAATCAAACAAAACAGCAAGGTGTTACTGCCCATAATCCTTCCTTCGTTAGAACGAAATACAAAAGGTCATTGGAATCAGGCAGTGCAAAGCTTGAGTCTTAATGTTCGCAAAATATTCTTGGACCATGACCCTGTACTCTTTGAGGGGTGCCTGAAGAAGTTTCAGGACGATGAAGCTCAAGAAGATGCGATGCGATCAAAACGTGATGCCACATGGAAGCGCCTAGAGGAAATTGCCTCGTCAAATCCACAAGCAGGGAGGCCACAGGCAATAGCTCATCAGCAGAGTTCTTCTACCTAA